The Triplophysa rosa linkage group LG25, Trosa_1v2, whole genome shotgun sequence genome window below encodes:
- the slx4 gene encoding structure-specific endonuclease subunit SLX4 isoform X1 produces the protein MDDSDLDFTDLCSRLLKRVRRKGAGRSGDEKKPAASDEDQSSPRRNPPKRRKKTKDIKTEIKSDPNDRTQPGDVSQPDPAVPEPTRVKDVVIRRMQQFKRASPERLLHTDTEQPTTSQSDRNNAEIQHTDDVSSDEALALHLQEELDREARAAVDDGGLFFCQLCQKDLSAMSSQLRTQHINRCLDAGEVSTPSTSHNSHPRPHVPECPICGKSFKSEKARSIHLKRCSSDMGVSPNDLLQALRRQAADAVGDGTTEQSCSASRQTGVTKRRNGVPAKKKSRRKGQPLDEDTMVALALSRSLLEQEREKEREIQAQLSSPPATVAPVLQWKPAAGKGRGKRRKGASPVQLPLLLIQDPQTALNRLQERVSSLLLRSRSPSPPTPTLSPSTLPASSQAPLWLKSALPGGGPDSVLEFYTSELSDFIQPLMIAPEKEKLKNLEVTPVKKPPAPTTETAQEKCPDQIPEQHWSAPSPLTPCSGTQALQDLMELAEEGMTLTQYGYTTNTATDKDDAVNELPSSGFVPETNNKTIKTPSVSVSKLTSDLSSMVNNPQLSNVQLQVDSGDVFFTHSFMLYTRCPLLANMVYDSGFGVQEEGMPVSQRVLLGDVPGAAVLALLQYLYTAHCPLTCSLLPHVQQLADRFCLAELQQQCKEYSGSSEEDPRGESEGMFSAQKPHLSEKEDQNLAESNFLELLQSMWQHEDSEGEDEFKENAGEKRGVEEEAERVDVEFKEDRVDEEELDEIYEFAATQKKMETMLETVTETEEDEGYMNKSVRKEKEGEGITENETESCLKTSVASFHSNKGVDGTEAAMVTSPAEIHQNQNPDTGKPKVCLLSESDAPENNNLDVSLDKSYDRLFSQSLGEYTDPSQMPTSCQQHYKSSHTLQRKTPVFRPSFVSEVIDLSISPPPSSSVSGESSFPVPGVSPGPGNDMGQLEQSCHRNPPSPSESHSKQVELIVLSDSSDQMDVEREGGGLSPQSPSGSLSDPAFKSRSNVCESKLDTPNSFVSAFQSHSGKQVNIDTELVKSDQSEHHSPCAANQSVFDGSAEVSWLIPATPVPVTHSSSAHTCVSMRRTQLFPKYCSSSSSSSSTVFNASKTSANNGYAGENPEPSSTPLNNCPHNSDQSPTKEHFSNNAKHSPGYQTPLHHLRLSQIPSKRLSDGSHAGFINGHPTQSVQQPSSSTPLHSDSSLQRQTLSVSQGKQASLSLLLRHSESSPSPCKTPEKTQNNSYLQHGSFNLPPNSPSYHHPERSRENQDDALEQMEVGDEVQNRSVEEVNIAEISPQASFCVMDEPPIAFDDSWGLDGNVGNQKPCFSLRLDSSEGTVSPPGTESRRQEASIHSKSPAAGAHMKTPEPSPGPFNHSLPDPDMWDNWEEKEEELLPLSQRLAPPSAKRVAELKTPVACRNTNKAPLIPITPMPGFSDMDTPELKNRLNRFGVRPLPKKHMVLKLKEIHQYTHQLQSSESEEETCPTRHPLHSSKSQSAQLSFKQPTAPPAVSSAKQQASDEDELLSASQNSTTSSTAESDRSNPELCVSESDDSDSEGITASQAVVREKDKLLAVRRFILSDPKLHGRVLQYQPLPLAALQASLKAAGIRLGAPKLLDFLDSQCITFSTAKQGQNTSSRRKQRRKVVTSGPGDAAGRRRKKVAKAVSVA, from the exons ATGGACGACTCAGATCTGGACTTCACCGACCTCTGCTCTCGTCTCCTGAAACGAGTTAGACGAAAAGGAGCTGGACGATCTGGAGATGAGAAGAAACCAGCAGCCAGTGATGAAGATCAATCCTCCCCTCGTAGAAACCCTCCTAAGAGGAGAAAGAAGACGAAGGATATAAAGACTGAAATTAAGAGTGACCCAAATGACAGGACTCAGCCTGGAGATGTTTCCCAACCCGACCCTGCTGTACCAGAACCAACGAGGGTGAAGGATGTAGTGATCCGCAGGATGCAACAATTTAAGAGAGCCAGTCCAGAGAGACTCCTGCATACAGACACTGAGCAGCCCACAACTTCACAATCTGATAGAAACAATGCCGAGATTCAAcacacag ATGATGTGAGCAGCGATGAAGCTCTGGCTCTTCATCTTCAGGAAGAGTTGGATCGTGAGGCTCGGGCTGCTGTGGATGATGGAGGTTTGTTCTTCTGTCAGCTCTGTCAGAAGGATTTGTCAGCCATGAGCTCCCAACTACGCACTCAACACATTAACAG ATGTCTGGATGCAGGTGAGGTCAGCACTCCCTCCACATCCCATAATTCTCATCCCAGACCACATGTCCCAGAATGCCCCATATGTGGCAAGAGTTTTAAGTCAGAAAAAGCTCGGTCTATTCACCTGAAGCGATGCTCGTCTGATATGGGTGTGTCGCCCAATGATCTGCTCCAGGCTTTGCGGAGGCAGGCTGCTGACGCTGTGGGTGACGGCACCACGGAACAGTC ATGTTCTGCCAGCCGACAAACAGGTGTCACAAAGAGAAGGAATGGTGTGCCTGCAAAAAAGAAATCTAGAAGGAAAGGCCAGCCGTTAGATGAGGACACCATGGTGGCGCTGGCTCTGTCTCGCTCTCTACTTGAGCAAGAGAGGGAAAAGGAGCGAGAGATACAAGCTCAGCTCTCAAGTCCTCCTGCAACGGTAGCTCCTGTGTTACAGTGGAAACCTGCTGCAG GTAAGGGTCGTGGAAAGAGAAGAAAGGGAGCATCTCCTGTTCAACTGCCTCTGCTTCTCATTCAGGACCCTCAGACAGCACTGAACCGTCTACAGGAGCGCGTCTCCTCTCTTCTACTCCGTTCGAGATCTCCCTCTCCTCCAACACCCACCCTGTCCCCGTCCACCCTCCCTGCCAGTTCTCAAGCTCCCCTCTGGCTCAAAAGTGCTCTTCCGGGGGGAGGACCAGACTCGGTTTTAGAGTTCTACACATCTGAACTCAGTGACTTTATACAGCCATTGATGATCGCACCTGAG AAGGAAAAGCTCAAGAATCTTGAAGTAACTCCAGTAAAGAAACCTCCAGCACCGACCACAGAAACTGCACAAGAAAAGTGTCCGGATCAGATCCCAGAGCAGCACTGGTCTGCCCCGTCTCCTCTCACGCCCTGTTCAGGCACCCAGGCCCTGCAAGACCTGATGGAGCTGGCAGAGGAAGGCATGACACTCACCCAGTATGGATACACCACAAACACAGCTACAG ATAAGGATGATGCTGTGAATGAACTTCCTTCAAGTGGTTTTGTTCCAGAGACAAATAACAAGACCATCAAGACACCATCG GTGTCTGTTTCAAAGCTCACATCTGATCTGAGCAGTATGGTGAACAACCCTCAGCTGAGCAATGTGCAGTTACAGGTGGACAGTGGGGACGTCTTCTTCACTCACTCGTTTATGCTGTACACCCGATGCCCCCTGCTGGCCAACATG GTATATGACTCCGGTTTTGGCGTTCAAGAGGAGGGTATGCCCGTTTCTCAAAGGGTGTTGTTGGGTGATGTACCTGGGGCGGCAGTGTTGGCACTCCTGCAGTACCTTTACACTGCTCACTGTCCTCTTACATGCTCACTGCTACCTCATGTACAACAGCTTGCTGATAG GTTTTGTTTGGCTGAGCTGCAGCAGCAATGCAAGGAATATTCTGGAAGCAGCGAGGAAGACCCGAGAGGAGAATCCGAGGGCATGTTTTCAGCTCAGAAGCCTCATCTCAGTGAGAAAGAAGACCAGAACCTGGCAGAGAGCAACTTCCTGGAGCTCCTCCAGTCAATGTGGCAGCATGAGGACAGTGAAGGAGAGGATGAATTTAAGGAGAATGCAGGCGAGAAGAGAGGCGTGGAAGAAGAGGCAGAAAGAGTAGACGTAGAGTTTAAAGAAGACAGGGTGGATGAGGAAGAGCTGGATGAGATCTACGAGTTCGCTGCAACTCAGAAAAAAATGGAGACTATGTTGGAAACTGTGACAGAGACCGAGGAAGATGAAGGGTATATGAACAAATCAGTCAGAAAAGAAAAGGAGGGTGAAGGGATCACAGAAAACGAGACAGAATCCTGTTTAAAGACGTCAGTCGCCAGTTTCCATAGTAACAAAGGCGTGGATGGGACAGAAGCTGCCATGGTAACAAGTCCGGCCGAGATTCATCAAAACCAGAATCCAGACACAGGGAAACCTAAAGTTTGTTTGCTCTCTGAATCAGATGCACCTGAAAACAACAACCTAGATGTCAGTCTAGACAAGAGTTACGACCGATTGTTCTCTCAATCTCTGGGGGAATACACAGATCCATCACAGATGCCAACTTCCTGCCAACAACATTACAAGTCATCACACACACTGCAGCGAAAGACACCTGTATTTCGCCCATCATTTGTCAGTGAGGTCATTGATCTGTCTATAAGCCCTCCGCCAAGCTCAAGTGTGTCAGGTGAGTCATCTTTTCCTGTGCCTGGTGTGTCTCCTGGTCCAGGTAACGATATGGGTCAGTTAGAACAGAGCTGTCACAGAAATCCTCCCTCACCTTCAGAATCACACAGCAAACAAGTTGAGCTTATTGTACTTTCGGATTCCAGTGACCAAATGGACGTGGAACGTGAGGGAGGTGGTTTGAGTCCTCAGTCTCCCTCCGGTTCGCTCTCAGATCCCGCTTTTAAGTCCAGAAGCAATGTTTGCGAGAGTAAACTTGATACACCGAACAGTTTTGTATCTGCATTTCAAAGCCATTCTGGGAAACAGGTAAACATTGATACAGAACTTGTaaaatctgaccaatcagagcatcATAGCCCATGCGCTGCAAACCAAAGTGTATTTGATGGCTCTGCCGAAGTTTCCTGGTTAATTCCGGCCACTCCGGTACCGGTCACACATAGTAGCTCCGCTCACACCTGTGTCAGTATGCGCCGAACCCAGCTTTTCCCCAAGTATTGCTCttcatcgtcatcctcctcttcTACTGTTTTTAATGCCTCAAAAACCTCCGCAAATAATGGCTACGCTGGAGAAAATCCTGAACCCTCATCCACACCTCTAAACAATTGTCCTCACAATTCTGATCAGAGTCCAACTAAAGAACATTTTAGCAACAATGCGAAACACTCTCCAGGTTACCAGACACCACTTCACCATCTCAGACTATCCCAGATCCCATCTAAACGACTGTCTGATGGATCCCACGCTGGGTTTATTAATGGACATCCAACCCAGAGTGTCCAACAGCCCTCCAGTAGCACCCCACTTCATTCAGACTCTTCCCTACAAAGGCAAACCTTGTCTGTTAGTCAGGGGAAACAAGCCTCGCTGTCTCTACTACTCCGTCATTCTGAAAGTTCTCCATCCCCTTGTAAAACTCCAGAGAAGACGCAAAATAACAGTTATCTTCAGCATGGGTCCTTTAATCTCCCACCAAACTCTCCAAGCTATCATCATCCTGAAAGGTCAAGAGAGAACCAGGATGATGCGCTAGAACAAATGGAAGTCGGAGATGAGGTTCAAAACCGCAGTGTTGAAGAAGTGAACATTGCAGAGATATCTCCCCAAGCTAGTTTTTGTGTCATGGATGAGCCTCCTATAGCATTTGATGACTCGTGGGGTTTGGATGGAAATGTGGGAAACCAGAAACCTTGCTTTAGTCTAAGACTGGACAGCAGTGAAGGGACAGTCAGTCCACCGGGTACTGAGAGTAGGAGACAGGAGGCAAGCATACACTCCAAGTCTCCTGCAGCTGGAGCTCATATGAAAACCCCAGAGCCATCACCTGGTCCATTTAATCACAGCTTACCTGATCCTGACATGTGGGATAACTGGGAGGAGAAAGAGGAGGAACTACTTCCACTTTCACAGAGATTAGCGCCACCTTCTGCAAAGAGAGTCGCTGAACTAAAAACCCCAG TGGCTTGTCgaaatacaaataaagcacCTTTAATACCCATCACTCCAATGCCAGGCTTCTCTGACATGGACACACCTGAGCTGAAAAACAGACTCAACAG GTTTGGTGTGCGTCCTCTGCCCAAGAAGCATATGGTTCTGAAGCTGAAGGAGATCCATCAATACACACACCAGCTGCAGAGCTCTGAATCTGAAGAGGAAACCTGTCCTACCCGACACCCCCTGCATTCCTCCAAATCCCAGTCAGCACAACTCTCCTTTAAGCAGCCTACAGCGCCCCCTGCTGTCTCCTCGGCAAAACAGCAAGCTAGTGATGAAGACGAGCTTTTATCAGCCTCTCAGAACTCTACCACCTCTTCCACTGCAGAGTCAGACAG GTCAAATCCGGAGCTGTGCGTATCTGAAAGCGATGACTCTGACAGTGAGGGAATCACCGCATCTCAGGCTGTTGTGCGTGAGAAGGACAAACTTCTCGCAGTTCGACGGTTTATCTTGTCTGATCCAAAACTGCATGGACGGGTGCTGCAGTACCAGCCTCTTCCACTGGCGGCGCTGCAGGCCAGCTTGAAAGCAGCGGGAATCAGGTTGGGTGCTCCCAAACTGCTGGATTTTTTGGACTCGCAGTGTATTACCTTCAGTACGGCCAAACAGGGTCAAAATACTTCTTCACGCAGGAAGCAGAGACGTAAAGTTGTGACCAGTGGGCCTGGAGATGCAGCCGGGAGGAGAAGGAAAAAAGTAGCAAAGGCCGTAAGTGTTGCTTGA
- the slx4 gene encoding structure-specific endonuclease subunit SLX4 isoform X2 gives MDDSDLDFTDLCSRLLKRVRRKGAGRSGDEKKPAASDEDQSSPRRNPPKRRKKTKDIKTEIKSDPNDRTQPGDVSQPDPAVPEPTRVKDVVIRRMQQFKRASPERLLHTDTEQPTTSQSDRNNAEIQHTDDVSSDEALALHLQEELDREARAAVDDGGLFFCQLCQKDLSAMSSQLRTQHINRCLDAGEVSTPSTSHNSHPRPHVPECPICGKSFKSEKARSIHLKRCSSDMGVSPNDLLQALRRQAADAVGDGTTEQSRQTGVTKRRNGVPAKKKSRRKGQPLDEDTMVALALSRSLLEQEREKEREIQAQLSSPPATVAPVLQWKPAAGKGRGKRRKGASPVQLPLLLIQDPQTALNRLQERVSSLLLRSRSPSPPTPTLSPSTLPASSQAPLWLKSALPGGGPDSVLEFYTSELSDFIQPLMIAPEKEKLKNLEVTPVKKPPAPTTETAQEKCPDQIPEQHWSAPSPLTPCSGTQALQDLMELAEEGMTLTQYGYTTNTATDKDDAVNELPSSGFVPETNNKTIKTPSVSVSKLTSDLSSMVNNPQLSNVQLQVDSGDVFFTHSFMLYTRCPLLANMVYDSGFGVQEEGMPVSQRVLLGDVPGAAVLALLQYLYTAHCPLTCSLLPHVQQLADRFCLAELQQQCKEYSGSSEEDPRGESEGMFSAQKPHLSEKEDQNLAESNFLELLQSMWQHEDSEGEDEFKENAGEKRGVEEEAERVDVEFKEDRVDEEELDEIYEFAATQKKMETMLETVTETEEDEGYMNKSVRKEKEGEGITENETESCLKTSVASFHSNKGVDGTEAAMVTSPAEIHQNQNPDTGKPKVCLLSESDAPENNNLDVSLDKSYDRLFSQSLGEYTDPSQMPTSCQQHYKSSHTLQRKTPVFRPSFVSEVIDLSISPPPSSSVSGESSFPVPGVSPGPGNDMGQLEQSCHRNPPSPSESHSKQVELIVLSDSSDQMDVEREGGGLSPQSPSGSLSDPAFKSRSNVCESKLDTPNSFVSAFQSHSGKQVNIDTELVKSDQSEHHSPCAANQSVFDGSAEVSWLIPATPVPVTHSSSAHTCVSMRRTQLFPKYCSSSSSSSSTVFNASKTSANNGYAGENPEPSSTPLNNCPHNSDQSPTKEHFSNNAKHSPGYQTPLHHLRLSQIPSKRLSDGSHAGFINGHPTQSVQQPSSSTPLHSDSSLQRQTLSVSQGKQASLSLLLRHSESSPSPCKTPEKTQNNSYLQHGSFNLPPNSPSYHHPERSRENQDDALEQMEVGDEVQNRSVEEVNIAEISPQASFCVMDEPPIAFDDSWGLDGNVGNQKPCFSLRLDSSEGTVSPPGTESRRQEASIHSKSPAAGAHMKTPEPSPGPFNHSLPDPDMWDNWEEKEEELLPLSQRLAPPSAKRVAELKTPVACRNTNKAPLIPITPMPGFSDMDTPELKNRLNRFGVRPLPKKHMVLKLKEIHQYTHQLQSSESEEETCPTRHPLHSSKSQSAQLSFKQPTAPPAVSSAKQQASDEDELLSASQNSTTSSTAESDRSNPELCVSESDDSDSEGITASQAVVREKDKLLAVRRFILSDPKLHGRVLQYQPLPLAALQASLKAAGIRLGAPKLLDFLDSQCITFSTAKQGQNTSSRRKQRRKVVTSGPGDAAGRRRKKVAKAVSVA, from the exons ATGGACGACTCAGATCTGGACTTCACCGACCTCTGCTCTCGTCTCCTGAAACGAGTTAGACGAAAAGGAGCTGGACGATCTGGAGATGAGAAGAAACCAGCAGCCAGTGATGAAGATCAATCCTCCCCTCGTAGAAACCCTCCTAAGAGGAGAAAGAAGACGAAGGATATAAAGACTGAAATTAAGAGTGACCCAAATGACAGGACTCAGCCTGGAGATGTTTCCCAACCCGACCCTGCTGTACCAGAACCAACGAGGGTGAAGGATGTAGTGATCCGCAGGATGCAACAATTTAAGAGAGCCAGTCCAGAGAGACTCCTGCATACAGACACTGAGCAGCCCACAACTTCACAATCTGATAGAAACAATGCCGAGATTCAAcacacag ATGATGTGAGCAGCGATGAAGCTCTGGCTCTTCATCTTCAGGAAGAGTTGGATCGTGAGGCTCGGGCTGCTGTGGATGATGGAGGTTTGTTCTTCTGTCAGCTCTGTCAGAAGGATTTGTCAGCCATGAGCTCCCAACTACGCACTCAACACATTAACAG ATGTCTGGATGCAGGTGAGGTCAGCACTCCCTCCACATCCCATAATTCTCATCCCAGACCACATGTCCCAGAATGCCCCATATGTGGCAAGAGTTTTAAGTCAGAAAAAGCTCGGTCTATTCACCTGAAGCGATGCTCGTCTGATATGGGTGTGTCGCCCAATGATCTGCTCCAGGCTTTGCGGAGGCAGGCTGCTGACGCTGTGGGTGACGGCACCACGGAACAGTC CCGACAAACAGGTGTCACAAAGAGAAGGAATGGTGTGCCTGCAAAAAAGAAATCTAGAAGGAAAGGCCAGCCGTTAGATGAGGACACCATGGTGGCGCTGGCTCTGTCTCGCTCTCTACTTGAGCAAGAGAGGGAAAAGGAGCGAGAGATACAAGCTCAGCTCTCAAGTCCTCCTGCAACGGTAGCTCCTGTGTTACAGTGGAAACCTGCTGCAG GTAAGGGTCGTGGAAAGAGAAGAAAGGGAGCATCTCCTGTTCAACTGCCTCTGCTTCTCATTCAGGACCCTCAGACAGCACTGAACCGTCTACAGGAGCGCGTCTCCTCTCTTCTACTCCGTTCGAGATCTCCCTCTCCTCCAACACCCACCCTGTCCCCGTCCACCCTCCCTGCCAGTTCTCAAGCTCCCCTCTGGCTCAAAAGTGCTCTTCCGGGGGGAGGACCAGACTCGGTTTTAGAGTTCTACACATCTGAACTCAGTGACTTTATACAGCCATTGATGATCGCACCTGAG AAGGAAAAGCTCAAGAATCTTGAAGTAACTCCAGTAAAGAAACCTCCAGCACCGACCACAGAAACTGCACAAGAAAAGTGTCCGGATCAGATCCCAGAGCAGCACTGGTCTGCCCCGTCTCCTCTCACGCCCTGTTCAGGCACCCAGGCCCTGCAAGACCTGATGGAGCTGGCAGAGGAAGGCATGACACTCACCCAGTATGGATACACCACAAACACAGCTACAG ATAAGGATGATGCTGTGAATGAACTTCCTTCAAGTGGTTTTGTTCCAGAGACAAATAACAAGACCATCAAGACACCATCG GTGTCTGTTTCAAAGCTCACATCTGATCTGAGCAGTATGGTGAACAACCCTCAGCTGAGCAATGTGCAGTTACAGGTGGACAGTGGGGACGTCTTCTTCACTCACTCGTTTATGCTGTACACCCGATGCCCCCTGCTGGCCAACATG GTATATGACTCCGGTTTTGGCGTTCAAGAGGAGGGTATGCCCGTTTCTCAAAGGGTGTTGTTGGGTGATGTACCTGGGGCGGCAGTGTTGGCACTCCTGCAGTACCTTTACACTGCTCACTGTCCTCTTACATGCTCACTGCTACCTCATGTACAACAGCTTGCTGATAG GTTTTGTTTGGCTGAGCTGCAGCAGCAATGCAAGGAATATTCTGGAAGCAGCGAGGAAGACCCGAGAGGAGAATCCGAGGGCATGTTTTCAGCTCAGAAGCCTCATCTCAGTGAGAAAGAAGACCAGAACCTGGCAGAGAGCAACTTCCTGGAGCTCCTCCAGTCAATGTGGCAGCATGAGGACAGTGAAGGAGAGGATGAATTTAAGGAGAATGCAGGCGAGAAGAGAGGCGTGGAAGAAGAGGCAGAAAGAGTAGACGTAGAGTTTAAAGAAGACAGGGTGGATGAGGAAGAGCTGGATGAGATCTACGAGTTCGCTGCAACTCAGAAAAAAATGGAGACTATGTTGGAAACTGTGACAGAGACCGAGGAAGATGAAGGGTATATGAACAAATCAGTCAGAAAAGAAAAGGAGGGTGAAGGGATCACAGAAAACGAGACAGAATCCTGTTTAAAGACGTCAGTCGCCAGTTTCCATAGTAACAAAGGCGTGGATGGGACAGAAGCTGCCATGGTAACAAGTCCGGCCGAGATTCATCAAAACCAGAATCCAGACACAGGGAAACCTAAAGTTTGTTTGCTCTCTGAATCAGATGCACCTGAAAACAACAACCTAGATGTCAGTCTAGACAAGAGTTACGACCGATTGTTCTCTCAATCTCTGGGGGAATACACAGATCCATCACAGATGCCAACTTCCTGCCAACAACATTACAAGTCATCACACACACTGCAGCGAAAGACACCTGTATTTCGCCCATCATTTGTCAGTGAGGTCATTGATCTGTCTATAAGCCCTCCGCCAAGCTCAAGTGTGTCAGGTGAGTCATCTTTTCCTGTGCCTGGTGTGTCTCCTGGTCCAGGTAACGATATGGGTCAGTTAGAACAGAGCTGTCACAGAAATCCTCCCTCACCTTCAGAATCACACAGCAAACAAGTTGAGCTTATTGTACTTTCGGATTCCAGTGACCAAATGGACGTGGAACGTGAGGGAGGTGGTTTGAGTCCTCAGTCTCCCTCCGGTTCGCTCTCAGATCCCGCTTTTAAGTCCAGAAGCAATGTTTGCGAGAGTAAACTTGATACACCGAACAGTTTTGTATCTGCATTTCAAAGCCATTCTGGGAAACAGGTAAACATTGATACAGAACTTGTaaaatctgaccaatcagagcatcATAGCCCATGCGCTGCAAACCAAAGTGTATTTGATGGCTCTGCCGAAGTTTCCTGGTTAATTCCGGCCACTCCGGTACCGGTCACACATAGTAGCTCCGCTCACACCTGTGTCAGTATGCGCCGAACCCAGCTTTTCCCCAAGTATTGCTCttcatcgtcatcctcctcttcTACTGTTTTTAATGCCTCAAAAACCTCCGCAAATAATGGCTACGCTGGAGAAAATCCTGAACCCTCATCCACACCTCTAAACAATTGTCCTCACAATTCTGATCAGAGTCCAACTAAAGAACATTTTAGCAACAATGCGAAACACTCTCCAGGTTACCAGACACCACTTCACCATCTCAGACTATCCCAGATCCCATCTAAACGACTGTCTGATGGATCCCACGCTGGGTTTATTAATGGACATCCAACCCAGAGTGTCCAACAGCCCTCCAGTAGCACCCCACTTCATTCAGACTCTTCCCTACAAAGGCAAACCTTGTCTGTTAGTCAGGGGAAACAAGCCTCGCTGTCTCTACTACTCCGTCATTCTGAAAGTTCTCCATCCCCTTGTAAAACTCCAGAGAAGACGCAAAATAACAGTTATCTTCAGCATGGGTCCTTTAATCTCCCACCAAACTCTCCAAGCTATCATCATCCTGAAAGGTCAAGAGAGAACCAGGATGATGCGCTAGAACAAATGGAAGTCGGAGATGAGGTTCAAAACCGCAGTGTTGAAGAAGTGAACATTGCAGAGATATCTCCCCAAGCTAGTTTTTGTGTCATGGATGAGCCTCCTATAGCATTTGATGACTCGTGGGGTTTGGATGGAAATGTGGGAAACCAGAAACCTTGCTTTAGTCTAAGACTGGACAGCAGTGAAGGGACAGTCAGTCCACCGGGTACTGAGAGTAGGAGACAGGAGGCAAGCATACACTCCAAGTCTCCTGCAGCTGGAGCTCATATGAAAACCCCAGAGCCATCACCTGGTCCATTTAATCACAGCTTACCTGATCCTGACATGTGGGATAACTGGGAGGAGAAAGAGGAGGAACTACTTCCACTTTCACAGAGATTAGCGCCACCTTCTGCAAAGAGAGTCGCTGAACTAAAAACCCCAG TGGCTTGTCgaaatacaaataaagcacCTTTAATACCCATCACTCCAATGCCAGGCTTCTCTGACATGGACACACCTGAGCTGAAAAACAGACTCAACAG GTTTGGTGTGCGTCCTCTGCCCAAGAAGCATATGGTTCTGAAGCTGAAGGAGATCCATCAATACACACACCAGCTGCAGAGCTCTGAATCTGAAGAGGAAACCTGTCCTACCCGACACCCCCTGCATTCCTCCAAATCCCAGTCAGCACAACTCTCCTTTAAGCAGCCTACAGCGCCCCCTGCTGTCTCCTCGGCAAAACAGCAAGCTAGTGATGAAGACGAGCTTTTATCAGCCTCTCAGAACTCTACCACCTCTTCCACTGCAGAGTCAGACAG GTCAAATCCGGAGCTGTGCGTATCTGAAAGCGATGACTCTGACAGTGAGGGAATCACCGCATCTCAGGCTGTTGTGCGTGAGAAGGACAAACTTCTCGCAGTTCGACGGTTTATCTTGTCTGATCCAAAACTGCATGGACGGGTGCTGCAGTACCAGCCTCTTCCACTGGCGGCGCTGCAGGCCAGCTTGAAAGCAGCGGGAATCAGGTTGGGTGCTCCCAAACTGCTGGATTTTTTGGACTCGCAGTGTATTACCTTCAGTACGGCCAAACAGGGTCAAAATACTTCTTCACGCAGGAAGCAGAGACGTAAAGTTGTGACCAGTGGGCCTGGAGATGCAGCCGGGAGGAGAAGGAAAAAAGTAGCAAAGGCCGTAAGTGTTGCTTGA